A window of Luteolibacter flavescens contains these coding sequences:
- a CDS encoding NAD(P)/FAD-dependent oxidoreductase produces MAGDKHVVIIGAGFGGLSCARHLAGRPGIRVTIVDRRNHHLFQPLLYQVATSTLTAPDISRSIRTIFDRDENIAVLYEHVESVDLATRSLTMASGGRLEFDKLVIATGSRASFFGNEAWAPHVLQLKSLSDAFEIRKRVLRNLELADRAEPERQAVLGCVVIIGGGPTGVELAGAFSDLIQRTMRRSYRGYDTRRQRIILLEARDRLLGTFDRAQSDYARRRLEKLGVTVRLGAMVSGIEDQRVTLADGEVLEAGAIIWTAGVEATALTRTLGVGLTRAGLIQVEEDLSLPGHPDAYAIGDTAAAMTPDARPVPGVAPAAVQAGKHVGQQILRGTREPFRYLDKGSMAIIGKNAAVVDAAGMRLHGWPAWLIWLLVHVLFLAGFRSKSGVLVSWFWAYIHDKPGSRVFTTASDDEPGGVS; encoded by the coding sequence ATGGCCGGGGACAAGCACGTCGTCATCATCGGTGCGGGATTCGGCGGGCTCTCCTGCGCGCGCCATCTCGCAGGCAGGCCGGGCATCCGCGTGACCATCGTGGACCGGCGGAATCACCATCTCTTCCAGCCGCTGCTCTATCAGGTCGCGACGTCCACGCTGACGGCACCGGACATTTCGCGATCCATCCGCACCATCTTCGACCGGGATGAAAACATCGCCGTGCTCTACGAGCATGTGGAGTCGGTGGATCTCGCGACGCGTTCCTTGACGATGGCCAGCGGGGGAAGGCTGGAGTTCGACAAGCTGGTCATCGCCACCGGATCGCGCGCGAGCTTCTTCGGCAATGAGGCGTGGGCTCCGCACGTGCTGCAGCTCAAGTCGCTGAGCGATGCCTTCGAGATCCGCAAGCGCGTGCTGAGGAATCTGGAGCTGGCGGACCGCGCCGAGCCGGAGCGCCAGGCGGTGCTGGGCTGCGTGGTCATCATCGGCGGCGGTCCCACTGGCGTGGAGCTGGCGGGTGCCTTCTCGGATCTCATCCAGCGCACCATGCGGCGCAGCTACCGCGGCTACGACACGCGGCGGCAGCGGATCATTCTGCTGGAGGCGCGGGATCGCCTGCTTGGCACCTTTGATCGTGCGCAATCGGACTACGCACGGCGCAGGCTGGAGAAGCTGGGCGTGACGGTGCGGCTCGGCGCGATGGTCTCCGGCATCGAGGATCAGCGGGTGACGCTGGCGGACGGCGAGGTGCTGGAAGCAGGGGCCATCATCTGGACTGCGGGCGTGGAGGCCACCGCGCTGACGCGCACGCTCGGAGTGGGACTGACGCGTGCCGGCCTCATCCAGGTGGAGGAGGATCTCTCCCTGCCCGGCCATCCGGATGCCTACGCGATCGGCGATACGGCCGCCGCGATGACGCCGGACGCGCGTCCCGTTCCGGGCGTGGCCCCCGCCGCCGTGCAGGCGGGCAAGCACGTGGGACAGCAGATCCTGAGAGGCACGCGCGAGCCCTTCCGCTATCTCGACAAGGGCAGCATGGCCATCATCGGGAAGAATGCCGCGGTGGTGGATGCCGCGGGCATGCGGCTCCACGGCTGGCCCGCATGGTTGATCTGGCTGCTCGTTCACGTGCTTTTCCTCGCGGGCTTCCGCAGCAAGTCCGGCGTGCTCGTTTCGTGGTTCTGGGCCTACATCCACGACAAGCCGGGCTCGCGGGTCTTCACCACGGCGAGCGACGACGAGCCGGGGGGCGTGAGTTGA
- a CDS encoding MATE family efflux transporter produces the protein MTETSSSEPAFERKNLFQLAWPLFLFSALSIGATFVDQMILSAYQQNLAAAVSLGNQVLGVAYDLSGLLAIGGLVLVAQCLGRGDTPGARRIGGISIAVNTLLNVAISLVLFIGASSFVGWVDTPAELVADTTSYVRVIGVAMILNGFITVAASVLRAFGHTIEILVFGIVGNVIYLALEYAMVFGRWGFPEMGVQGASLSTLIVRIAGAAMFAWALTRRLGFSAGWAGMGRLWHGLRDREAIRRLFHLSVPGASDNFAYNLFQLTMVKFVASLGTSAVLVRSYTLTINALLSLVVVAVTQANETLIGYDKGAEDHATARRRAVRTTIGTALAVMVLSGVLYAFAEPLTRLFTQDEAVIRGVKTLLLAGIALEPFAAGIVILLGSLRSVGDAVVPVVFSIAVTWLLGAPLAWYLMKHTGLGVTGLWIALAIAECVKCTGLFVRWQRMKWAARPALVTS, from the coding sequence CTGACCGAGACATCCAGCAGCGAACCTGCCTTCGAGCGGAAGAATCTCTTCCAGCTCGCGTGGCCGCTTTTCCTTTTTTCCGCCCTGTCCATCGGCGCGACCTTCGTGGACCAGATGATCCTGAGCGCCTACCAGCAAAACCTGGCGGCTGCGGTGAGCCTGGGGAACCAAGTACTAGGGGTGGCGTACGATCTCTCCGGGCTGCTGGCCATCGGCGGACTGGTGCTGGTGGCCCAGTGCCTCGGCCGTGGGGATACCCCGGGTGCGCGGCGCATCGGCGGCATCTCCATCGCGGTGAATACCCTGCTGAATGTGGCGATCTCGCTGGTGCTTTTCATCGGCGCGTCGTCCTTCGTCGGGTGGGTGGACACGCCTGCCGAGCTGGTGGCGGACACCACGAGCTACGTCCGCGTCATCGGTGTCGCGATGATCCTGAACGGCTTCATCACCGTGGCGGCGTCGGTGCTCCGGGCCTTCGGCCACACCATCGAGATCCTCGTCTTCGGCATCGTGGGAAATGTGATCTACCTCGCGCTGGAGTATGCGATGGTCTTCGGGCGGTGGGGCTTTCCGGAGATGGGCGTGCAGGGGGCGTCGCTGTCCACGCTGATCGTGCGGATCGCCGGCGCGGCGATGTTTGCGTGGGCACTGACCCGTCGGCTCGGCTTCTCCGCCGGGTGGGCTGGCATGGGGCGGCTGTGGCATGGACTGCGCGACCGCGAGGCGATCCGGCGGCTCTTCCATCTGTCAGTGCCGGGTGCGAGCGACAATTTCGCCTACAATCTCTTCCAGCTCACGATGGTGAAATTCGTCGCGTCGCTCGGCACCTCCGCCGTGCTGGTGCGGAGCTACACACTCACGATCAATGCGCTGCTTTCGCTCGTAGTCGTGGCCGTGACGCAGGCGAATGAAACGCTGATCGGCTACGACAAGGGCGCTGAGGATCACGCGACCGCGCGCCGCCGCGCCGTGCGGACCACCATCGGCACGGCGCTCGCGGTGATGGTCCTGTCGGGCGTGCTGTATGCCTTCGCCGAACCCTTGACGCGACTCTTCACACAGGACGAGGCGGTCATCCGCGGGGTGAAGACGTTGCTGCTCGCGGGTATCGCGCTCGAGCCCTTCGCCGCAGGGATCGTCATCCTGCTCGGCTCGTTGCGGTCGGTGGGGGATGCGGTGGTGCCGGTGGTCTTCAGCATCGCGGTGACGTGGCTGCTCGGCGCGCCGCTAGCGTGGTATCTCATGAAGCACACCGGGCTGGGCGTCACCGGCCTGTGGATCGCTCTCGCCATCGCGGAGTGCGTGAAGTGCACCGGCCTCTTCGTGCGCTGGCAGCGGATGAAGTGGGCGGCGCGACCGGCCCTCGTCACCTCGTGA
- a CDS encoding serine hydrolase domain-containing protein: MKRKSLLRMFQWLSTLALASCGLHRDEASAMRSLQAPAFFIATAGEDSAPEIRVAGHADWEEAEPATADMHFRIGSVTKLFVGTLVLILHDEGKLDVDAPISHHVKGVPGGDKITLKQLANHTSGLPNSISSREFQQAITDDPARVWTAGEILKFAFAQQPSFEPGTSWEYSNTNTVLLAMAAEEATGKTWAVLLEEKIFRPLGMKHTGVPAKGELPDPHPRGYRHGRPGRPIGYGKVRFDVSGYNASWANAAGDLHSTIGDLQRAVVPLCRGSLLREESRRLLHEWQETGTRGYRYGFCIESWDGLIGHRGDVPGYQAVIAVDEKSGRSFGIAANLSNTSGGKSPASELLRWLSR, translated from the coding sequence ATGAAAAGGAAATCCCTGCTGCGCATGTTCCAGTGGCTCTCCACCCTCGCGCTCGCCTCCTGCGGACTGCACCGCGACGAGGCCTCCGCCATGCGCTCGCTGCAGGCTCCGGCATTCTTCATCGCGACGGCTGGAGAAGACTCCGCGCCGGAGATCCGCGTGGCGGGGCATGCCGACTGGGAGGAAGCTGAGCCCGCCACCGCGGACATGCATTTCCGCATCGGCAGCGTGACAAAGCTCTTCGTCGGCACGCTCGTCCTGATCCTCCATGACGAGGGAAAGCTCGATGTGGACGCGCCCATTTCACACCATGTGAAGGGCGTGCCGGGTGGGGACAAGATCACGCTGAAGCAACTCGCCAATCACACGAGCGGGCTGCCGAACTCGATCTCCAGTCGCGAGTTCCAGCAGGCGATCACCGACGATCCAGCTCGCGTGTGGACCGCCGGGGAGATCCTGAAGTTCGCCTTCGCGCAGCAACCGTCCTTCGAGCCCGGCACCTCCTGGGAGTATAGTAATACGAACACGGTGCTGCTTGCCATGGCCGCCGAGGAGGCGACGGGGAAGACGTGGGCGGTGCTGCTGGAGGAGAAGATTTTCCGTCCGCTCGGCATGAAGCACACCGGCGTGCCTGCAAAGGGAGAGTTGCCCGATCCACACCCGCGCGGCTACCGGCATGGCCGCCCCGGTCGCCCGATCGGCTATGGCAAGGTCCGCTTCGACGTGAGCGGCTACAATGCCTCGTGGGCGAATGCGGCGGGCGATCTCCACTCGACCATCGGCGACCTGCAGCGCGCGGTGGTGCCGCTGTGTCGCGGCAGCCTGCTCCGCGAGGAATCGCGCCGACTTCTCCACGAGTGGCAGGAGACCGGGACGCGCGGGTATCGCTACGGCTTCTGCATCGAGTCGTGGGACGGCTTGATCGGCCATCGCGGCGACGTGCCCGGCTATCAGGCGGTGATCGCGGTGGACGAGAAGAGCGGACGGAGCTTCGGCATCGCGGCGAATCTTTCGAACACCTCTGGCGGGAAGAGCCCGGCGAGTGAGTTGCTGCGGTGGCTGTCGCGTTGA
- a CDS encoding LysR family transcriptional regulator has product MLELRHLRSIVAIAETGSISKAGKRLNLSQPALSHQMKALEDHVGTELFQRKSNPLRLSRAGDRLLTTAYEVEKLVMQCERDVARIAGGQSGQLRIAVECHSCFDWLMPSMDAFREGWPEVEMDLVAGFQPDPVGLLAEDVADLVIVSQARPRAGVTFHPLFRYEVLALLARNHPFTNKPYLTARDFAKETLVTYPIPDDRIDVIREVLGPAGVEPPRRKTELTVAILQLVASHRAIAAMPGWAVQPYLEKSYVVSRPIRKSGLFANLYAATTTENASSVYMTEFLDTMRRISFSTLKGIEPAE; this is encoded by the coding sequence ATGCTCGAGCTGCGTCACCTCAGATCCATCGTCGCCATCGCCGAAACGGGAAGCATCTCGAAGGCGGGCAAGCGCCTGAATCTCTCCCAGCCAGCGCTCTCCCACCAGATGAAGGCCCTCGAGGACCACGTGGGCACGGAGCTCTTCCAGCGGAAGAGCAATCCCCTGCGTCTCAGCCGTGCCGGGGACCGCCTGCTGACCACCGCCTACGAGGTGGAGAAGCTGGTGATGCAGTGCGAGCGCGATGTCGCCCGCATCGCCGGCGGGCAGTCCGGCCAGCTCCGCATCGCCGTGGAGTGCCACTCCTGCTTCGACTGGCTCATGCCCAGCATGGATGCCTTCCGCGAGGGATGGCCGGAGGTGGAAATGGACCTCGTCGCCGGATTCCAGCCGGACCCCGTGGGCCTGCTTGCCGAGGACGTGGCCGACCTAGTCATCGTCTCGCAGGCACGCCCGCGCGCCGGTGTCACCTTCCACCCGCTCTTCCGCTACGAGGTGCTGGCCCTGCTTGCGCGGAACCACCCCTTCACGAACAAGCCCTACCTCACCGCGCGCGATTTCGCTAAGGAAACGCTGGTCACGTACCCCATCCCGGACGACCGCATCGACGTGATCCGCGAGGTGCTCGGACCCGCGGGCGTGGAGCCGCCGCGGCGGAAGACCGAGCTGACCGTGGCCATCCTCCAGCTCGTCGCCAGCCACCGCGCCATCGCCGCCATGCCCGGCTGGGCCGTGCAGCCATACCTTGAGAAGAGCTACGTCGTCTCCCGCCCCATCCGGAAGTCCGGTCTTTTCGCGAATCTCTACGCTGCCACCACCACCGAGAATGCCTCGTCGGTTTACATGACGGAGTTCCTCGACACGATGCGCCGCATCAGCTTCTCGACGCTGAAGGGCATCGAGCCCGCTGAATGA
- the metE gene encoding 5-methyltetrahydropteroyltriglutamate--homocysteine S-methyltransferase, with amino-acid sequence MSYLHDAPGRYGGGSMSNIRTHILGYPRIGEQRELKKATELYWKGEIPRAALEAIGKDLRKRNWQKQAAAGIDLVPCNDFSFYDQVLDAACLFGNVPPRFTWDGGSAGLDLRFQIARGAREVKKDDGSCCGGSCGTGTGETSGGFAGEMTKWFDTNYHYIVPEFRADTKFKLSDTKIFNEFHEAKALGLNPKPVLVGPVSYLTLGKVQDADHADFNRYDLLERLLPVYEDILARLAAEGAEWIQLDEPVLALDLDAEQKACFAASYERLAKAAGTAKLLVASYFGELRDNLPLFLGLPVAALHYDAVRCAAEVEKLLASFPADKILSLGVIDGRNIWKNDFDASLGLLEQAKQKLGAERLWVSASCSLLHTPVTLASEKKLDAEVKDWLAFADEKLAEISTLAALLSGTGDEAALEANRASQKRRRESPRIHNPAVKARVAAVTAADGQRASAFPQRQQVQREKLKLPLFPTTSIGSFPQTAEVRAARAKWKKGALSDADYDAFLKEETRKCVEWQDEIGIDMPVHGEFERNDMVEYFGEQLDGYVFSQNGWVQSYGSRCVKPPILFGDITRPRPMTVEWTTFAQSVTKNPMKGMLTGPVTILNWSFVRDDQPRAVSCKQLALAIRDEVLDLEKAGVRVIQIDEAALREGLPLRRSEWQEYLDWAVESFRITASGVRDETQIHTHMCYSEFNDIIAAIADMDADVITIETSRSNMELLDAFVEFQYPNEIGPGVYDIHSPRIPTVEQMERLIQKAGAVIPQGNLWVNPDCGLKTRGWAEVKPALVKMVEAARRLRVAAGAEAAV; translated from the coding sequence ATGAGCTACCTGCATGATGCTCCCGGTCGCTACGGTGGCGGGAGCATGTCAAACATCCGCACGCACATCCTGGGCTACCCGCGCATCGGCGAGCAGCGCGAACTTAAGAAGGCCACCGAGCTCTACTGGAAGGGCGAGATCCCGCGAGCGGCGCTGGAGGCGATCGGCAAGGACCTGCGCAAGCGCAACTGGCAGAAGCAGGCCGCCGCGGGCATCGACCTGGTGCCGTGCAATGACTTCTCCTTCTACGATCAGGTGCTGGATGCCGCGTGCCTCTTCGGCAACGTACCGCCGCGCTTCACGTGGGACGGCGGCAGCGCGGGGCTCGACCTGCGCTTCCAGATCGCGCGCGGTGCCCGCGAGGTGAAGAAGGATGACGGCTCCTGCTGCGGCGGTAGCTGCGGCACCGGCACGGGGGAGACCAGCGGTGGCTTCGCCGGGGAGATGACGAAGTGGTTCGACACGAACTACCACTACATCGTGCCGGAGTTCCGCGCGGACACGAAGTTCAAGCTCTCCGACACGAAGATCTTCAATGAATTCCACGAGGCGAAAGCGCTGGGCCTGAATCCGAAGCCCGTGCTCGTCGGTCCGGTGAGCTACCTGACGCTGGGCAAGGTGCAGGATGCCGACCATGCGGACTTCAACCGCTACGACCTGCTGGAGCGCCTGCTGCCGGTGTATGAGGACATCCTCGCCCGTCTGGCGGCGGAGGGCGCGGAGTGGATCCAGCTAGACGAGCCGGTGCTGGCGCTGGACCTGGATGCGGAGCAGAAGGCATGCTTTGCCGCGAGCTATGAACGCCTCGCGAAAGCGGCGGGCACGGCAAAGCTACTGGTGGCATCGTACTTCGGCGAGCTGCGGGACAATCTCCCACTCTTCCTCGGTTTGCCGGTCGCGGCGCTGCACTACGATGCGGTGCGCTGCGCTGCGGAGGTGGAAAAGCTTCTGGCATCATTCCCGGCGGACAAGATCCTCTCGCTGGGCGTGATCGACGGGCGGAACATCTGGAAGAACGACTTCGACGCCTCGCTCGGCCTGCTGGAGCAGGCGAAGCAAAAGCTGGGAGCAGAGCGCCTGTGGGTGTCCGCCTCGTGCTCGCTGCTGCACACGCCGGTGACGCTGGCATCCGAGAAGAAGCTGGATGCAGAGGTGAAGGATTGGCTCGCCTTTGCGGATGAGAAGCTCGCGGAGATTTCCACGCTCGCCGCGCTGCTCTCGGGCACGGGTGACGAGGCTGCACTGGAGGCGAACCGCGCGAGCCAGAAGCGCCGCCGCGAAAGCCCGCGCATCCACAATCCCGCCGTGAAGGCACGCGTGGCCGCAGTGACAGCCGCGGACGGTCAGCGCGCCTCCGCCTTCCCGCAGCGCCAGCAGGTGCAGCGCGAGAAGCTGAAGCTGCCGCTTTTCCCGACGACCTCCATCGGCTCCTTCCCGCAGACGGCGGAGGTGCGCGCCGCCCGCGCGAAGTGGAAGAAGGGCGCGCTGAGCGATGCCGACTACGATGCCTTCTTGAAGGAAGAGACGCGCAAGTGCGTGGAGTGGCAGGACGAGATCGGCATCGACATGCCGGTGCACGGCGAGTTCGAGCGGAATGACATGGTGGAATACTTCGGCGAGCAGCTCGACGGCTACGTCTTCAGCCAGAATGGCTGGGTGCAGTCGTATGGTTCGCGCTGCGTGAAGCCGCCGATCCTCTTCGGGGACATCACGCGCCCGCGCCCGATGACGGTGGAGTGGACGACCTTTGCCCAATCGGTAACGAAGAATCCGATGAAGGGGATGCTGACCGGGCCGGTGACCATCCTGAACTGGTCATTCGTCCGCGATGACCAGCCGCGCGCGGTCTCCTGCAAGCAGCTCGCGCTGGCCATCCGCGACGAGGTGCTGGACCTGGAGAAGGCAGGCGTGCGCGTCATCCAGATCGACGAGGCGGCGCTGCGCGAGGGCCTGCCGCTGCGGCGCTCGGAGTGGCAGGAGTATCTGGACTGGGCGGTGGAGTCGTTCCGCATCACGGCCAGCGGCGTGCGGGACGAGACACAGATCCACACGCACATGTGCTACTCGGAATTCAATGACATCATTGCCGCCATCGCGGACATGGATGCGGACGTCATCACCATCGAGACCTCGCGGTCGAACATGGAGCTGCTGGATGCCTTCGTGGAATTCCAGTATCCGAACGAGATCGGGCCGGGTGTCTATGACATCCACTCGCCGCGCATCCCGACGGTGGAGCAGATGGAGCGCCTGATCCAGAAGGCCGGCGCGGTGATCCCGCAGGGGAACCTGTGGGTGAATCCGGACTGCGGCCTGAAGACCCGCGGCTGGGCCGAGGTGAAGCCCGCACTGGTGAAGATGGTGGAGGCCGCACGCCGCCTGCGCGTGGCAGCCGGGGCCGAGGCCGCCGTGTGA
- a CDS encoding flavodoxin domain-containing protein encodes MNKIHIIFGSQTGMAVDAAIEAGKALKAAGHEVESIDLAHHKTADFLRGCTVVLAVVSTWGDGEPPDDALPFYESLRKACPLGYGHMRFSVLALGDSRYDLFCEAGKELERELLRHGAESLSPRVDCDDGYDEGLAGWMAQVLPMLDPVAAVAGGFRD; translated from the coding sequence ATGAACAAGATACACATTATCTTCGGCTCGCAGACCGGCATGGCGGTGGATGCGGCCATCGAGGCGGGCAAGGCCCTGAAGGCCGCAGGCCATGAAGTGGAGTCCATCGACCTCGCGCATCACAAGACCGCCGACTTCCTCCGTGGCTGCACCGTGGTGCTGGCCGTGGTGAGCACGTGGGGCGATGGCGAGCCGCCGGATGACGCGCTGCCCTTCTACGAGAGCCTGCGGAAGGCATGCCCGCTCGGCTACGGGCACATGCGCTTCAGCGTGCTGGCGCTGGGGGACAGCCGCTATGATCTCTTCTGCGAGGCGGGAAAGGAACTCGAGCGCGAGCTGCTGCGCCATGGTGCGGAGTCGCTTTCGCCGCGCGTGGACTGCGACGATGGCTATGACGAGGGCCTCGCCGGATGGATGGCGCAGGTGCTCCCGATGCTAGATCCCGTGGCGGCGGTGGCCGGCGGCTTCCGCGATTGA
- a CDS encoding TonB-dependent receptor has protein sequence MHAFPAIASAILMTMPSSSGQSPAEESAPASATEADVFGDLPADEGGMEMLGEMVVESSKLDETFAETQTSIGRVNAERIDNSQIRDVNSAYRLLGNVRAPQFVDGGFVIRGMNSEAPDAENISGDQAALSTIYVDGVALTQQSARRGPTRAWDVATIDVLRGPQSTLRGKNSLAGAVIIETKDPEPGYGGAYRATYGSHGLREHAAMLNLAVTDEFALRFTFEDSERESFVTYPLLVSQPRYEDFRTSDFLQFRAKALYQPTASPFSSKLTYAYSESSPALSDVFGPNADPRVPSFFDRLWLTGSGTQQIRDTTGHLLSWENRLELTDQLRLTALTTWVDTDLEVGQVDGGKVRDDNELEFTQEIRANWDDTWGKAVLGAYYSENEGTSTQSDIDRQRRHAAVFGEIDWLLGERWHLIGGGRLFHEDYRFSSNSGTTKSSETDFLPKLGVRYDFNPEHTLGFTFQRGYQSGGSGIDLQSPYQFDPSSTNHYEIAYRRALFGGRASLSANAFYSDWKDQQVVIRTLDPATFQGSERVINAANSTLYGAEIELRAQATESVELFGSLGLLDSQYDDFVYRVDPALTASGIPATMNFAGYEFPEAAPVTASLGFTWKPWKGMYLSGDVSYSAAYYSPVLFAPLGGSTGFLPIQVPQDDTVEIDSFITVNLQAGYRSEHWEVSLFVENLFDENHVVGKVPFTSLGPDGPAFQDNFLATVGAPRTYGASFTVRF, from the coding sequence ATGCATGCCTTTCCTGCCATCGCTTCGGCGATCCTCATGACGATGCCCTCGTCGTCGGGCCAGTCCCCCGCGGAGGAATCCGCGCCTGCATCCGCCACGGAGGCGGATGTCTTCGGGGACCTGCCGGCCGACGAAGGCGGGATGGAGATGCTCGGCGAGATGGTCGTCGAGTCCTCCAAGCTCGATGAGACCTTCGCCGAGACGCAGACATCCATCGGGCGGGTGAATGCGGAGCGGATCGACAACTCGCAGATCCGCGACGTGAACAGCGCGTATCGCCTGCTGGGGAACGTGAGGGCACCGCAATTCGTGGACGGCGGCTTCGTCATCCGCGGCATGAATTCCGAGGCACCGGATGCCGAAAACATCTCGGGCGACCAGGCGGCGCTCTCCACGATCTACGTGGACGGCGTGGCCCTGACCCAGCAGTCCGCGCGCCGCGGCCCGACGCGGGCGTGGGACGTGGCGACCATCGACGTGCTGCGCGGCCCGCAGTCCACGCTGCGCGGGAAGAACTCGCTCGCAGGCGCGGTCATCATCGAGACGAAGGACCCGGAGCCCGGCTACGGCGGGGCCTACCGCGCCACCTACGGCAGCCACGGCCTGCGCGAGCATGCAGCGATGCTGAATCTCGCGGTGACGGATGAATTCGCGTTGCGTTTCACCTTCGAGGACTCGGAGCGCGAGAGCTTCGTTACCTACCCGCTGCTGGTGAGCCAGCCGAGGTACGAGGACTTCCGTACTTCGGATTTCCTCCAGTTCCGCGCGAAGGCACTCTATCAACCTACGGCGAGTCCCTTCTCATCGAAGCTGACGTATGCCTACTCGGAGAGCTCGCCCGCGCTGAGCGATGTCTTCGGGCCGAATGCCGACCCGCGGGTGCCGTCGTTCTTCGACCGGCTGTGGCTGACGGGCTCCGGCACGCAGCAGATCCGCGATACCACGGGGCACCTGCTCTCGTGGGAAAACCGGCTGGAACTCACCGACCAACTGCGCCTCACCGCGCTGACCACCTGGGTGGATACCGACCTCGAGGTGGGCCAGGTGGACGGCGGGAAGGTCCGCGACGACAACGAGCTGGAATTCACCCAGGAGATCCGCGCGAATTGGGACGATACCTGGGGGAAGGCCGTGCTGGGCGCGTATTACTCGGAGAACGAGGGCACGAGCACGCAGTCGGACATTGACCGCCAGCGCCGCCATGCGGCCGTCTTCGGCGAGATCGATTGGCTGCTCGGCGAGCGCTGGCACCTCATCGGTGGCGGCCGGCTCTTCCACGAGGACTACCGCTTCTCCTCGAACTCCGGGACGACGAAGTCCTCGGAGACCGACTTCCTGCCGAAGCTCGGCGTGCGCTATGATTTCAATCCCGAGCACACGCTCGGCTTCACCTTCCAGCGCGGCTACCAGAGCGGCGGCTCGGGCATCGATCTCCAGTCGCCCTACCAATTCGACCCCTCGTCCACGAATCACTACGAGATCGCCTACCGCCGCGCGCTCTTCGGCGGCCGGGCGAGCCTGTCGGCAAATGCCTTCTACAGTGACTGGAAGGACCAGCAGGTGGTAATCCGCACGCTGGATCCGGCCACCTTCCAGGGCAGCGAGCGCGTCATCAATGCGGCGAATTCCACGCTCTACGGCGCGGAGATCGAGCTGCGGGCTCAGGCCACGGAGAGCGTGGAGCTCTTCGGCTCGCTCGGGCTACTGGACTCGCAGTACGACGACTTCGTCTATCGCGTGGATCCGGCGCTGACGGCGTCCGGCATCCCGGCGACGATGAATTTCGCGGGCTATGAATTCCCCGAGGCGGCACCGGTGACGGCATCGCTCGGCTTCACGTGGAAGCCGTGGAAGGGGATGTATCTCTCCGGCGACGTGAGCTACTCGGCGGCCTACTACAGCCCGGTGCTCTTCGCGCCACTCGGCGGCTCGACGGGCTTCCTGCCGATCCAGGTGCCGCAGGACGATACCGTGGAGATCGACTCCTTCATCACGGTGAATCTCCAGGCGGGCTATCGCTCCGAGCACTGGGAGGTGAGCCTCTTCGTGGAGAATCTCTTCGATGAGAACCACGTGGTGGGGAAGGTGCCCTTCACGTCGCTGGGTCCGGATGGCCCGGCCTTCCAGGACAACTTCCTCGCCACGGTGGGCGCGCCGCGGACCTACGGGGCGTCCTTCACCGTCCGCTTCTAA
- the metF gene encoding methylenetetrahydrofolate reductase [NAD(P)H]: MHIRDILSGPGPKFSFEYFPPKSPEAAESLFRTITELQRCDPAFVSVTYGAGGTTRGATHGLVLRLLQETRVNAIPHLTCVGHTEAEISSLLESYAVAGVSNILALRGDPPKSGGGAKGDFPYAADLVGFIRRFSERHGHDFGIGVAGFPEGHPGTPNRMLEIDHLKAKVDAGADYICTQMFFHNGDFYDFRDRCELAGVRVPILAGIMPVTSLAGLNRMSELAAGARFPARLLRLLARANGDDAVVRRIGVHYATTQCADLLDHEVAGIHLYTLNQSSATVEIFHSLGLRSPEAAVS; the protein is encoded by the coding sequence ATGCACATCCGTGACATCCTCTCCGGCCCCGGGCCGAAGTTTTCCTTCGAATACTTCCCGCCGAAGTCGCCGGAAGCGGCGGAGTCGCTCTTCCGCACCATCACGGAGCTGCAGCGGTGTGATCCTGCATTCGTATCCGTCACCTACGGTGCGGGCGGCACCACCCGTGGAGCGACCCACGGGCTGGTGCTGCGCCTGCTGCAGGAGACGCGGGTGAATGCCATCCCGCACCTGACGTGTGTGGGCCACACGGAGGCGGAGATCTCCTCGCTGCTGGAGAGCTACGCCGTCGCGGGCGTGTCGAATATCCTCGCGCTGCGCGGTGATCCGCCGAAGAGCGGGGGAGGGGCGAAGGGCGACTTTCCCTACGCTGCTGACCTGGTGGGCTTCATCCGTCGCTTCTCGGAGAGGCACGGCCATGACTTCGGCATCGGTGTCGCGGGCTTCCCGGAGGGCCATCCGGGCACGCCGAACCGGATGCTCGAGATCGATCACCTGAAGGCGAAGGTGGATGCCGGCGCGGACTACATCTGCACGCAGATGTTCTTCCACAATGGCGACTTCTATGACTTCCGCGACCGCTGCGAGCTGGCGGGCGTGCGGGTGCCCATCCTGGCGGGCATCATGCCGGTGACGAGCCTCGCGGGGCTGAACCGCATGTCTGAGCTGGCGGCCGGGGCGCGCTTCCCGGCGCGGCTGCTGCGCCTGCTCGCCCGGGCAAACGGGGACGACGCGGTGGTGCGCCGTATCGGAGTCCACTACGCGACCACCCAGTGCGCGGACCTGCTGGACCATGAGGTGGCGGGCATTCATCTCTACACGCTGAACCAATCGTCCGCGACGGTGGAGATCTTCCACAGCCTCGGCCTGCGCAGCCCGGAGGCGGCGGTATCCTGA